The following coding sequences lie in one Musa acuminata AAA Group cultivar baxijiao chromosome BXJ1-8, Cavendish_Baxijiao_AAA, whole genome shotgun sequence genomic window:
- the LOC103995993 gene encoding phosphoglycolate phosphatase 1A, chloroplastic isoform X1, whose protein sequence is MLMTRGVSDVFLAVSASASSRSPAPPALATGRRLFSALLPPSSSLSSSNRHFGPRRRLGRWSSTMAARAAAQRLENVDELIESVETFLFDCDGVIWKGDKLIDGVPGTLDMLRSKGKRLVFVTNNSTKSRKQYGKKFETLGLSVTEEEIFASSFAAAAYLRSIDFPKDKKVYVIGEDGILKELELAGYQYLGGPEDGDKKIELKPGFLMEHDHNVGAVVVGFDRYFNYYKVQYGTLCIRENPGCIFIATNRDAVTHLTDAQEWAGGGSMVGAICGSTQREPLVVGKPSTFMMDYLANKFDILKSQICMVGDRLDTDILFGQNGGCKTLLVLSGVTSLQMLQSPSNSIQPDFYTNKISDLVTLKAAAV, encoded by the exons ATGTTGATGACCAGGGGAGTCTCCGACGTCTTCCTCGCAGTATCCGCCTCGGCCTCTTCTCGATCCCCGGCTCCCCCGGCCTTAGCGACGGGGCGACGGCTCTTCTCGGCGCTTCTCCCGCCGTCgtcctctctctcctcctctaaCCGCCACTTCGGACCGCGGCGACGGCTCGGACGCTGGAGTTCGACCATGGCCGCGAGAGCCGCGGCTCAGAGGCTGGAGAACGTCGACGAGCTCATCGAATCTGTCGAGACCTTCCTCTTCGATTGCGATG GAGTTATATGGAAGGGCGATAAATTGATCGACGGGGTGCCCGGGACTCTTGATATGCTTAGATCAAAG GGGAAAAGATTGGTTTTTGTGACTAACAACTCCACAAAGTCGAGGAAGCAGTACGGGAAGAAGTTTGAAACTCTTGGTCTGAGCGTCACTGAG GAGGAGATCTTTGCATCATCTTTTGCTGCGGCTGCTTACTTGAGGTCCATCGACTTCCCTAAGGATAAGAAG GTATATGTGATAGGTGAGGATGGAATCCTGAAGGAGCTAGAGCTTGCTGGATACCAGTATCTTGGTGGTCCG GAAGATGGCGATAAAAAGATAGAGCTGAAACCTGGTTTTTTGATGGAGCACGATCACAAT GTTGGAGCAGTTGTGGTTGGATTTGATCGCTACTTCAACTACTATAAAGTTCA GTATGGAACACTTTGTATACGTGAAAACCCTGGgtgtattttcattgcaacaaatCGTGATGCTGTAACTCATCTGACTGATGCTCAAGAATGGGCAG GTGGAGGTTCAATGGTTGGGGCAATTTGCGGTTCAACCCAACGGGAGCCACTTGTTGTGGGAAAGCCCTCGACTTTTATGATGGATTACTTAGCAAACAA GTTTGACATTCTCAAATCTCAAATATGCATGGTAGGAGATCGGTTGGATACCGATATACTATTTGGGCAAAATGGTGGCTGCAAAACACTTCTTGTACTCTCAG GTGTTACTTCTCTGCAAATGCTGCAAAGCCCCAGCAACTCCATACAACCAGATTTCTACACAAACAAGATATCAGACCTTGTCACTCTTAAAGCTGCAGCAGTCTGA
- the LOC135581118 gene encoding uncharacterized protein LOC135581118 gives MVRGRDACWEHCVLVDATRQKVRCNYCHREFSGGVYRMKFHLAQIKNKDIVPCSEVPDDVRNLIHSILTTPRKQKAPKKLKIDHTANGPQHSSSSASGYNAKNAGSSGQHGSTCPSLLLPLPSPGAQPTANDAQKQKYDNADNKIALFFFHNSIPFSASKSIYYQAMIDAIADCGAGYKPPTYEGLRSTLLEKVKEEINENHRKLKDEWKDTGCTILSDNWSDGRSKSLLVLSVASPKGTQFLKLVDTSTRADDAYYLFELLDSVIMEVGAENVVQVITDSATSYAYAAGLLLKKYPSLFWFPCASYSIEKMLEDISKLEWVSTTLEETRTIARFICSDGWILSLMKKLTGGRELVRPKVARFMTHFLTLRSIVNQEDDLKHFFSHADWLSSVHSRRPDALAIKSLLYLERFWKSAHEIIGMSEPLLKLLRLVDGDMPAMGYIYEGIERAKMAIKAFYKGCEEKYMSVLEIIERRWSMHCHSHLHAAAAFLNPSIFYDPSFKFDVNMRNGFHAAMWKMFPEENDRIELIKDQPVYIKAQGALGSKFAIMGRTLNSPGDWWATYGYEIPVLQRAAVRILSQPCSSYWFKWNWSAFENIYTKNHTRMELEKLNDLVFVHCNLRLQEISQSRGAKCRPVTYDEIDVSSEWPTESESSSLLLDDSWLDNLPFEC, from the exons ATGGTGAGAGGTAGGGATGCTTGTTGGGAACACTGTGTCTTGGTTGATGCAACAAGACAGAAAGTTCGGTGTAATTACTGTCATCGTGAGTTTAGCGGAGGGGTTTACAGAATGAAGTTTCACTTGGCTCAGATTAAGAACAAGGACATAGTCCCATGCTCAGAAGTCCCGGATGATGTAAGAAACTTGATTCATAGCATTTTAACTACTCCTAGAAAGCAGAAAGCTCCTAAGAAGTTGAAGATTGATCATACAGCAAATGGTCCCCAACATAGTTCCTCCTCAGCAAGTGGATATAATGCTAAAAATGCTGGATCTAGTGGGCAACATGGCAGTACTTGCCCATCCTTGTTACTTCCTCTCCCTTCACCTGGTGCACAACCAACAGCAAATGATGCTCAAAAGCAAAAGTATGATAATGCTGATAACAAGAttgctctttttttctttcataatTCTATTCCATTTAGTGCTTCTAAGTCTATTTATTATCAAGCCATGATAGATGCAATAGCAGATTGTGGTGCAGGCTATAAGCCTCCAACTTATGAAGGGCTGAGATCAACTCTCTTAGAAAAAGTCAAAGAAGAAATCAATGAAAATCATAGAAAACTAAAAGATGAGTGGAAGGATACTGGCTGTACCATTTTATCAGACAATTGGTCAGATGGCAGGTCTAAATCACTCTTGGTTCTGTCAGTTGCATCACCTAAAGGGACACAGTTTCTTAAATTAGTTGATACATCTACTCGTGCAGATGATGCCTATTATTTGTTTGAGTTGCTGGActctgttatcatggaagttggtGCAGAAAACGTGGTGCAAGTCATAACAGATAGTGCAACAAGTTACGCTTATGCAGCTGGCTTACTCTTGAAGAAGTATCCTTCCTTATTTTGGTTTCCATGTGCTTCATATTCAATTGAGAAAATGTTGGAAGATATCAGTAAACTTGAGTGGGTGAGCACAACTTTAGAAGAAACCAGGACCATAGCTAGGTTTATATGcagtgatggatggattttaagtcTGATGAAAAAATTAACTGGAGGAAGGGAGTTGGTACGACCAAAAGTTGCAAGATTCATGACCCATTTTCTTACCCTAAGATCCATTGTCAATCAAGAAGATGACTTGAAGCATTTTTTTTCTCATGCTGATTGGTTGTCATCTGTACACAGTAGAAGGCCTGATGCACTAGCTATAAAGTCATTGTTATATCTTGAAAGGTTTTGGAAATCTGCACATGAAATTATCGGCATGTCTGAGCCACTTCTTAAACTTCTGAGGTTGGTTGATGGGGATATGCCTGCCATGGGATATATATATGAGGGTATTGAAAGGGCAAAAATGGCGATTAAGGCATTTTATAAAGGGTGTGAAGAAAAATATATGTCTGTTCTGGAAATAATTGAAAGAAGATGGAGTATGCATTGTCATTCTCATCTTCATGCAGCTGCAGCTTTTCTTAATCCATCGATCTTCTATGATCCAAGTTTCAAGTTTGATGTCAACATGAGAAATGGCTTTCATGCAGCAATGTGGAAAATGTTTCCTGAAGAGAATGATAGGATTGAACTCATCAAGGACCAACCCGTGTATATAAAGGCACAAGGTGCTCTTGGGAGCAAATTTGCTATTATGGgaaggacattgaattcaccag GTGATTGGTGGGCCACATATGGTTATGAAATTCCTGTCTTGCAGAGAGCTGCAGTGCGGATACTTAGTCAGCCATGTAGTTCATACTGGTTCAAATGGAACTGGAGCGCATTTGAGAACATTTATACAAAGAACCACACCAGGATGGAGCTGGAAAAGCTCAATGATCTAGTTTTTGTGCATTGCAATCTTCGGTTACAGGAGATTAGCCAAAGTAGGGGTGCAAAATGTAGACCTGTTACATATGATGAAATAGATGTGAGTTCTGAGTGGCCAACAGAATCTGAATCTTCATCACTTCTATTAGATGATTCATGGTTAGACAATCTACCTTTTGAATGCTGA
- the LOC103995993 gene encoding phosphoglycolate phosphatase 1A, chloroplastic isoform X2 — MLMTRGVSDVFLAVSASASSRSPAPPALATGRRLFSALLPPSSSLSSSNRHFGPRRRLGRWSSTMAARAAAQRLENVDELIESVETFLFDCDGVIWKGDKLIDGVPGTLDMLRSKGKRLVFVTNNSTKSRKQYGKKFETLGLSVTEEEIFASSFAAAAYLRSIDFPKDKKVYVIGEDGILKELELAGYQYLGGPVGAVVVGFDRYFNYYKVQYGTLCIRENPGCIFIATNRDAVTHLTDAQEWAGGGSMVGAICGSTQREPLVVGKPSTFMMDYLANKFDILKSQICMVGDRLDTDILFGQNGGCKTLLVLSGVTSLQMLQSPSNSIQPDFYTNKISDLVTLKAAAV; from the exons ATGTTGATGACCAGGGGAGTCTCCGACGTCTTCCTCGCAGTATCCGCCTCGGCCTCTTCTCGATCCCCGGCTCCCCCGGCCTTAGCGACGGGGCGACGGCTCTTCTCGGCGCTTCTCCCGCCGTCgtcctctctctcctcctctaaCCGCCACTTCGGACCGCGGCGACGGCTCGGACGCTGGAGTTCGACCATGGCCGCGAGAGCCGCGGCTCAGAGGCTGGAGAACGTCGACGAGCTCATCGAATCTGTCGAGACCTTCCTCTTCGATTGCGATG GAGTTATATGGAAGGGCGATAAATTGATCGACGGGGTGCCCGGGACTCTTGATATGCTTAGATCAAAG GGGAAAAGATTGGTTTTTGTGACTAACAACTCCACAAAGTCGAGGAAGCAGTACGGGAAGAAGTTTGAAACTCTTGGTCTGAGCGTCACTGAG GAGGAGATCTTTGCATCATCTTTTGCTGCGGCTGCTTACTTGAGGTCCATCGACTTCCCTAAGGATAAGAAG GTATATGTGATAGGTGAGGATGGAATCCTGAAGGAGCTAGAGCTTGCTGGATACCAGTATCTTGGTGGTCCG GTTGGAGCAGTTGTGGTTGGATTTGATCGCTACTTCAACTACTATAAAGTTCA GTATGGAACACTTTGTATACGTGAAAACCCTGGgtgtattttcattgcaacaaatCGTGATGCTGTAACTCATCTGACTGATGCTCAAGAATGGGCAG GTGGAGGTTCAATGGTTGGGGCAATTTGCGGTTCAACCCAACGGGAGCCACTTGTTGTGGGAAAGCCCTCGACTTTTATGATGGATTACTTAGCAAACAA GTTTGACATTCTCAAATCTCAAATATGCATGGTAGGAGATCGGTTGGATACCGATATACTATTTGGGCAAAATGGTGGCTGCAAAACACTTCTTGTACTCTCAG GTGTTACTTCTCTGCAAATGCTGCAAAGCCCCAGCAACTCCATACAACCAGATTTCTACACAAACAAGATATCAGACCTTGTCACTCTTAAAGCTGCAGCAGTCTGA
- the LOC135588477 gene encoding malate synthase, glyoxysomal-like, with translation MMATYLGFYDVPEGVDVGGRYDEEFAGILTRDALQFVAALQREFRDHIRYAMECRREVQRRYNSGELLGFDPATRLIREGDWTCALVPPAVANRTVEITGPVERKMIINALNSGAKVFMADFEDALSPSWENLMRGQVNLRDAVNGTISFNDQARNRVYKLNDETAKLFVRPRGWHLPEDHILVDGAPVIGCLVDFGLYFFHNHAKFRATQGDGYGPFFYLPKIEHSREAKIWNRVFERAEKFAGTEKGSIRATVLIETLPAVFQMDEILYELRDHSIGLNCGRWDYIFSYVKTFQGHPDRLLPDRVQVGMTQHFMRSYSDLLIRTCHRRGVHAMGGMAAQIPIKDNPAANEAALELVRKDKLREVRAGHDGTWAAHPGLIPPIMEVFISNMGGKPNQIQMARREDAGNITEEDLLQRPRGVRTMEGLRLNTRVGIQYLAAWLTGTGSVPLYNLMEDAATAEISRVQNWQWLKYGAVLDGEEVRVRVTPELFGRVVEEEMARIQMEVGLEKFKRGKFEEACRIFTKQCTSPELDDFLTLNAYNQIVARHPNAPSKI, from the exons ATGATGGCTACTTACCTGGGCTTCTATGACGTGCCGGAGGGGGTGGACGTCGGGGGGAGGTACGACGAGGAGTTCGCGGGGATCCTCACCAGGGATGCCTTGCAGTTCGTCGCGGCGTTGCAGCGGGAGTTCCGCGACCACATTCGGTACGCGATGGAGTGCCGCCGCGAGGTGCAGAGGAGGTACAACTCCGGCGAGCTGCTGGGGTTCGACCCGGCGACGAGGCTTATCAGGGAAGGCGACTGGACGTGCGCGCTGGTGCCCCCGGCCGTCGCCAACCGGACCGTCGAGATCACTGGACCGGTAGAGCGGAAGATGATCATCAACGCACTCAACTCCGGAGCCAAAGTCTTCATG GCTGACTTCGAGGATGCCCTGTCGCCGAGCTGGGAGAACCTGATGAGAGGCCAAGTCAACCTGCGAGACGCCGTAAACGGGACGATAAGTTTCAATGACCAGGCACGGAACAGGGTGTACAAGCTTAACGACGAGACTGCGAAGCTCTTCGTCCGGCCCCGGGGTTGGCACCTGCCGGAGGACCATATCCTCGTAGACGGCGCGCCTGTGATTGGCTGCCTTGTGGACTTCGGTCTTTACTTCTTCCACAACCATGCCAAGTTCCGGGCCACTCAAGGCGACGGTTACGGGCCTTTCTTCTATCTCCCCAAGATAGAGCACTCGAG GGAGGCGAAGATATGGAACCGTGTGTTCGAGAGGGCCGAGAAGTTCGCGGGAACAGAGAAGGGGAGCATCAGGGCGACGGTCCTGATTGAGACGCTTCCCGCCGTGTTTCAGATGGACGAGATCCTTTACGAGCTGAGGGATCACTCCATCGGGCTCAACTGTGGGAGATGGGACTACATCTTCAGCTACGTCAAGACCTTCCAAGGCCATCCGGACCGCCTCCTCCCCGACCGCGTCCAAGTCGGGATGACCCAACACTTCATGCGGAGCTACTCCGACCTCCTCATCCGCACCTGCCACCGTCGCGGCGTCCACGCCATGGGCGGCATG GCTGCCCAAATCCCAATCAAGGATAACCCGGCGGCGAACGAAGCCGCCCTCGAGTTGGTGCGGAAGGACAAGCTGCGAGAGGTCCGCGCCGGCCACGACGGGACCTGGGCGGCTCACCCCGGCCTGATCCCGCCTATCATGGAAGTCTTCATCAGCAACATGGGCGGCAAACCCAACCAGATTCAGATGGCGAGGAGAGAAGATGCCGGAAACATCACCGAGGAGGACCTCCTGCAGAGGCCCCGGGGCGTGAGGACGATGGAAGGCCTCCGGCTGAACACTCGCGTCGGCATCCAGTACCTAGCGGCCTGGCTCACCGGCACGGGGTCGGTGCCCCTCTACAACCTCATGGAGGACGCAGCCACCGCGGAGATCAGCAGGGTCCAGAACTGGCAGTGGTTGAAGTACGGCGCGGTGCTGGACGGCGAAGAGGTGAGGGTGAGGGTGACGCCGGAGCTGTTCGGAAGGGTGGTGGAAGAAGAGATGGCGAGGATCCAGATGGAGGTGGGGTTAGAGAAATTTAAGCGTGGGAAGTTTGAAGAGGCCTGCAGGATCTTCACCAAGCAGTGCACGTCACCGGAGCTGGACGACTTCCTCACACTGAATGCTTATAACCAGATAGTTGCTCGTCACCCCAATGCACCATCTAAAATCTGA
- the LOC103995994 gene encoding zinc finger AN1 domain-containing stress-associated protein 15, with protein sequence MAGESCNLDKDEAEIFKPSPSSSPSPSPPSPPSSSQPPPPSSVLLKPSEESGIQRPEIPESPPAPTITFAASSTPKLDEEPSNPGEEPPAPVRFSNRCSACRKKVGLTGFRCRCGDLFCGRHRYSDAHECSFDYKAAGREEIAKANPVIKAAKIIKI encoded by the coding sequence atggctggagaaagctgcaatcTTGACAAAGATGAAGCGGAGATCTTCAAgccctctccctcttcttccccttctccttcgcCACCTTCACCCCCATCGTCATCGCAACCGCCGCCGCCTTCTTCTGTCCTTCTGAAACCGAGCGAGGAATCCGGTATTCAGAGGCCCGAGATACCGGAATCTCCTCCGGCCCCCACGATAACGTTTGCGGCTTCCTCCACACCGAAGCTTGACGAGGAGCCCTCCAACCCCGGGGAGGAACCCCCGGCTCCTGTTAGATTCAGCAACAGATGCTCTGCTTGCCGGAAAAAGGTTGGTCTCACCGGATTCCGGTGCCGGTGCGGTGATCTCTTCTGCGGTCGTCACCGGTACTCTGATGCCCATGAATGTTCTTTCGATTACAAGGCTGCTGGGAGGGAGGAGATCGCCAAGGCCAACCCTGTCATCAAAGCTGCCAAGATCATCAAGATCTGA
- the LOC135588479 gene encoding probable E3 ubiquitin-protein ligase ARI8 — protein sequence MDSEDDMHDANDLESVEDDFYSGDTGMGSDDGDAHYDFGDNESDDSDDITSRQQQNYTILSEADIRQHQEEDISRVSTVLSIPRYAACILLRHYNWSISRVHDEWFADEERVRKVVGLLEKPVEMPNARELTCGICFENYPRDCMNSASCGHPFCWACWRGYISTSISDGPGCLMLRCPDPSCSAAVGQNIVELLAIDEDKEKYSRYLLRSYVEDNRKIKWCPAPGCEFAVEFVIGSGNYDICCSCSYNFCWNCTEEAHRPVDCVTVAKWILKNSAESENMNWILANSKPCPKCKRPIEKNQGCMHITCTPPCKFEFCWLCLGSWSEHGERTGGFYACNRYEAAKQEGAYDESERRREMAKNSLERYTHYYERWATNQSSRQKALADLHSMQNEKLEKLSDRQSQPESQLKFIIEAWLQIVECRRVLKWTYAYGYYLPEQEHSKRQFFEYLQGEAESGLERLHQCAEKELQVYLDAESPMKDFNDFRTKLAGLTSVTRNYFEHLVQALETGLEDVGSSNSQATCSKSSSSKILGNKSKSGKIKPAGTSSAAGAPSRSMDDGNLWSCDHCTFANPKSTNTCHMCEHHR from the exons ATGGATTCGGAGGACGATATGCATGACGCGAACGATCTGGAGTCGGTGGAGGACGATTTCTACAGCGGGGACACGGGGATGGGCAGCGACGATGGGGACGCCCACTATGATTTCGGCGACAACGAGTCGGATGATTCCGATGACATCACCTCTCGCCAGCAG CAAAACTATACTATTCTGAGTGAGGCTGATATTCGGCAACATCAGGAGGAAGATATTAGTAGAGTATCTACTGTACTTTCAATACCAAGATATGCAGCATGCATCCTTCTTCGTCATTATAACTG GAGCATTAGCAGGGTGCATGATGAATGGTTTGCAGATGAAGAACGTGTTCGAAAGGTTGTTGGTTTGTTGGAGAAGCCAGTGGAAATGCCGAACGCTAGAGAA CTCACTTGTGGGATTTGTTTTGAAAATTATCCTCGTGACTGTATGAACTCTGCTTCTTGTGGTCATCCCTTTTGTTGGGCTTGTTGGAGAG GTTACATTAGTACATCAATAAGTGATGGCCCTGGGTGCTTAATGTTGAGATGCCCTGATCCTTCTTGTAGTGCTGCTGTTGGTCAAAACATAGTTGAGCTATTGGCTATTGATGAAGATAAAGAGAAGTACTCACGTTATCTTCTTAGATCTTATGTTGAAGATAATAGAAAG atAAAATGGTGTCCAGCTCCTGGTTGTGAGTTTGCCGTGGAGTTTGTTATAGGCAGTGGTAACTATGATATTTGCTGCAGCTGCTCATATAACTTCTGTTGGAAT TGCACTGAGGAAGCTCATCGACCGGTCGATTGTGTCACAGTAGCAAAGTGGATCTTGAAGAACAGTGCTGAATCTGAAAATATGAATTG GATACTAGCAAACTCAAAgccttgtccaaagtgcaaacgtCCAATTGAGAAAAACCAGGGATGCATGCATATAACATGCACACCTCCTTGTAAATTTGAGTTTTGCTG GTTATGTCTTGGATCATGGTCAGAGCACGGTGAGAGGACTGGTGGTTTCTATGCTTGTAATCGCTACGAAGCAGCAAAACAGGAAGGAGCG TATGATGAATCTGAAAGGAGGAGAGAAATGGCTAAAAATTCTCTTGAGAGATACACACATTATTATGAGCGCTGGGCTACCAATCAATCA TCAAGGCAGAAGGCACTGGCAGATCTTCACAGTATGCAAAATGAAAAG CTTGAGAAGCTAAGTGATAGGCAAAGTCAACCTGAATCCCAGCTCAAGTTCATAATAGAAGCCTGGTTACAG ATAGTGGAGTGTCGACGAGTCCTGAAGTGGACATATGCCTATGGTTATTACCTTCCAGAGCAAGAACATTCCAAGAGACAGTTCTTTGAATATCTACAAG GTGAGGCTGAGTCTGGTTTGGAACGCCTTCATCAATGTGCAGAGAAGGAGCTCCAAGTTTACCTTGATGCAGAATCTCCTATGAAGGACTTCAATGACTTCCGGACCAAGTTAGCTGGACTCACTAG CGTAACTAGGAACTACTTCGAGCATCTTGTTCAAGCCCTGGAGACTGGGTTGGAGGACGTTGGTTCTTCCAACAGCCAAgccacatgcagcaagagttcaaGCTCGAAAATTTTGGGCAACAAAAGTAAAAGTGGCAAGATCAAACCAGCTGGGACAAGCTCTGCAGCCGGTGCTCCCAGCCGCAGCATGGACGATGGCAATCTCTGGTCTTGCGACCACTGCACCTTTGCCAACCCAAAGTCCACTAACACATGCCATATGTGTGAGCATCACAGGTAG